In one Dermatophilaceae bacterium Sec6.4 genomic region, the following are encoded:
- a CDS encoding MarR family transcriptional regulator: MPSNFGRAATGSPLASATAAEVITQAQDLVLLWDRAEDWATPRIPPLQVRVLTVLDRQGSMNLTQLSRAVGAIPSSASRLCDRLEAAGLLERQVSADSRREVTLRLSVVGRHRLEAFAETRRRDFAQVLDRMSPQSRDALVAGLRGFGEASAEVAQGQSQGA; encoded by the coding sequence ATGCCCTCGAATTTCGGTCGAGCAGCGACTGGTTCGCCATTAGCTTCTGCAACTGCGGCCGAGGTGATTACCCAGGCGCAGGACCTGGTGTTGCTCTGGGACCGCGCAGAGGACTGGGCAACGCCCCGAATCCCACCCCTCCAGGTGCGGGTGCTCACGGTTTTGGACCGGCAGGGTTCGATGAACCTCACCCAACTGTCCCGGGCGGTCGGTGCCATCCCGTCATCGGCCAGTCGATTGTGCGACCGGCTGGAAGCGGCCGGACTGCTGGAACGACAGGTCAGCGCGGATAGTCGCCGTGAGGTCACCTTGCGCCTCAGCGTCGTCGGTCGTCATCGACTGGAGGCTTTCGCCGAGACGCGACGCCGTGATTTTGCGCAGGTCCTGGACCGGATGAGCCCGCAGTCGCGCGATGCGCTGGTGGCGGGCCTGCGTGGTTTTGGCGAAGCGAGTGCCGAAGTCGCGCAGGGGCAGAGCCAGGGCGCCTGA
- a CDS encoding enolase C-terminal domain-like protein, whose amino-acid sequence MTTVEEPTIDAVTAQVYTFPTDQPEADGTLAWSSTTMVLVQIRSGDRTGTGYTYAAGACKTLIDDVLADAVIGRAAMDVNGAWEAMVRQIRNLGRPGLVSCAISAVDTALWDLKGKLLQTPVCRLLGVIHPAVPVYGSGGFTTYDEHATRAQLAQWVGEWELPRVKIKIGESWGNDVARDLSRIALCREVIGADVELFVDANGGYTRKQAIRAGEAMAQYDVRWFEEPVSSDDLAGLKEVRDQLRIDVTAGEYGFDLVYFARMIAAQAVDCLQVDVTRCGGITEWVRVAAVAAAAGLSVSGHCAPNLHAHVAASVPNLRHLEYFHDHVRIEDLIFDGALSPLGGAMHPDQSRPGLGLEFKESAAQPYRVN is encoded by the coding sequence ATGACAACTGTCGAAGAACCTACGATCGATGCAGTGACCGCACAGGTCTACACCTTCCCCACCGATCAGCCGGAAGCTGACGGCACCCTGGCGTGGTCCTCCACCACCATGGTCCTGGTGCAGATCCGCTCCGGGGACCGGACTGGTACCGGTTACACGTACGCGGCCGGGGCCTGTAAAACGCTGATCGATGACGTATTGGCCGACGCGGTCATCGGGCGTGCGGCGATGGACGTCAACGGTGCGTGGGAGGCGATGGTCCGGCAGATCCGCAACCTGGGCCGCCCCGGTCTTGTGTCATGCGCGATCAGCGCGGTCGACACCGCGCTGTGGGACCTCAAAGGCAAGCTGCTGCAGACCCCTGTATGCCGGCTGCTCGGTGTCATTCATCCAGCCGTGCCGGTCTACGGCAGCGGCGGCTTCACGACCTACGACGAGCACGCGACCCGCGCGCAACTCGCACAGTGGGTAGGGGAGTGGGAGCTACCCCGGGTGAAGATCAAGATCGGCGAATCCTGGGGCAACGATGTCGCCCGGGATCTGTCCCGGATCGCACTGTGCCGCGAGGTCATCGGCGCGGATGTCGAACTGTTCGTCGACGCCAACGGGGGCTACACCCGCAAGCAGGCGATTCGGGCGGGTGAGGCAATGGCGCAGTACGACGTGCGGTGGTTCGAAGAGCCGGTGTCATCCGATGACCTGGCCGGGCTCAAAGAGGTGCGCGACCAGTTGCGTATCGACGTCACGGCGGGGGAGTACGGCTTCGACCTGGTTTATTTCGCCCGAATGATCGCCGCCCAGGCAGTGGACTGTCTCCAGGTCGACGTCACCCGCTGCGGGGGTATCACCGAGTGGGTGCGGGTAGCTGCCGTCGCCGCAGCGGCAGGTCTGTCGGTCTCGGGCCACTGTGCACCGAACCTGCACGCGCACGTGGCAGCCTCGGTGCCCAACCTGCGCCACCTGGAGTATTTCCACGATCACGTCCGCATCGAAGATCTCATCTTCGATGGGGCGCTGTCGCCGCTGGGTGGGGCAATGCACCCCGACCAGTCACGGCCCGGGTTGGGTCTGGAGTTCAAGGAGTCCGCTGCTCAGCCCTACCGCGTGAACTGA
- a CDS encoding DUF2993 domain-containing protein, translated as MNDRHRAIRRTGTLLTDLVISLVVLALTAWGLDWAARISAEGVVARSVQHAQQLTQRPNVDVHGWFFLPQVVTGRYDKVDITLRNLREGTLRLSSVTAHLQGTHVPLHSVVTNGVSTILVEQSRETLVFTYAALDTYLKAQGSPFTLAAGPTGQVKVTGHATVLGKSFAVSADATVRPVPGYLQITPTQLDTGSSLDAASRVLLGQRLTLAIPTAMFPFGQQVTSISPGRTTLTIRASGINVLISLPPKGRR; from the coding sequence ATGAACGACCGTCACCGAGCGATACGCCGGACCGGCACGTTGCTGACCGACCTGGTGATTTCCTTGGTGGTCCTCGCGCTCACTGCCTGGGGGCTGGACTGGGCAGCACGTATCAGTGCGGAGGGCGTCGTGGCACGCAGCGTGCAACACGCGCAACAGCTGACGCAACGGCCCAATGTCGACGTCCACGGGTGGTTCTTCCTGCCTCAGGTGGTCACCGGGCGGTACGACAAGGTCGACATCACCCTGCGCAACCTGCGCGAAGGCACCCTGCGGCTTTCCAGCGTCACGGCACACCTGCAGGGAACGCACGTACCGTTGCACTCCGTGGTGACCAATGGGGTGAGCACGATCCTGGTGGAACAATCCCGCGAGACGCTGGTCTTCACCTACGCCGCCCTCGATACCTATCTCAAGGCGCAGGGCAGCCCGTTCACCCTGGCAGCCGGACCGACCGGTCAGGTGAAGGTGACCGGTCACGCCACAGTCTTGGGAAAGTCATTCGCGGTATCGGCCGACGCCACGGTTCGTCCGGTGCCGGGTTATCTGCAGATCACCCCCACCCAGTTGGACACCGGCTCTTCCTTGGATGCAGCCAGTCGGGTGCTCCTGGGACAACGGCTGACCCTGGCCATCCCCACAGCGATGTTCCCGTTCGGCCAGCAGGTCACGAGCATCAGCCCTGGCCGGACCACCCTTACGATCCGTGCCAGCGGTATCAACGTTCTGATCTCCCTACCACCCAAGGGCAGGCGATGA
- a CDS encoding MMPL family transporter: MLGRPKKGAADAPGGGRGAQLYARMVFRLRWAVVLGWLALVCAAYTMLPRPSTGGTIGDFLPATSPAIVAQQRSLSAFDVPLTTGTVLVLHKPGGLSAGTLADITLYAASIDQQLPGLHRPYPRDQVLGALPVFNPRDRSTALTYLYFAPSASTGAQQRMSDAYAAHFQMDPGVRSYVTGVVPAHNAEAGYLTSKIALVEYATLALITLIVAATFRSVVAPLLALTSAALAYVTDERLLGWLSRAAGISVPSELSPLIIALLLGVLTDYTVFFISGFQEQLRSGRDWRDAARSAIALNAPIIAVAGLTVAAGCGALYVAPTKLFSAFGPGLAITVLVGLFTALTLIPAMIAIVGPHLFWPSHPQQHHAADAPTSADQRTPWAVRAVDTRRRATVTALVCSIGLILLALPVSGLRLSLSTTGALPAANPVQQGVTAMTTAFPRGSTSPTELLIEGKNVNQQRPALAAFQRSVATQPGVATVFGPADDPFPGSHGVIFAAGADTTRLAIVYDSDPLGARATATLRTLQDRDEQLARAAGLKNVQFAYAGETALASGMARLTFRNLAVILSAAIVVELMLLAIYLRSLVAPLYLLACSVLTVAVALGLTVTVFQHWLGAPGLTFYVPFASAVLLLALGSDYNVFGVGRIWEQAATQSLREAIRVALPRSTKAITAAGVTLAGSFALVALIPLQTFAELAFAMCVGLLVDTFIVRTLLTPALLSLVGPISGWPGHRLSERRRPEAPQ, encoded by the coding sequence ATGCTCGGGCGACCGAAGAAGGGCGCAGCTGATGCACCGGGCGGCGGCCGCGGAGCGCAGCTCTACGCGCGGATGGTGTTTCGGCTGCGGTGGGCCGTTGTGCTCGGCTGGTTGGCGTTGGTCTGCGCGGCGTACACGATGCTTCCCAGGCCCTCCACCGGGGGAACTATCGGTGACTTCCTGCCTGCCACCAGTCCGGCGATCGTCGCTCAGCAGCGTTCACTCAGCGCGTTCGATGTGCCGCTGACCACTGGAACGGTGCTGGTGCTGCACAAACCAGGGGGGTTGTCTGCCGGCACGTTGGCCGACATCACGCTCTATGCTGCATCGATCGATCAGCAGCTTCCGGGGCTGCACCGGCCGTATCCACGTGACCAGGTCCTCGGCGCATTACCGGTGTTCAACCCCCGCGACCGCAGCACGGCCTTGACCTACCTCTACTTCGCGCCGAGCGCGTCGACCGGAGCTCAGCAGCGGATGTCCGACGCGTACGCCGCACATTTCCAGATGGATCCGGGGGTGCGCTCGTATGTGACCGGCGTGGTACCCGCTCATAACGCTGAGGCGGGATACCTCACCAGCAAGATAGCTCTCGTTGAGTACGCGACCCTCGCGCTCATTACGCTGATCGTCGCGGCGACGTTCCGTTCTGTGGTAGCCCCGCTACTGGCGCTGACCTCTGCCGCGCTGGCCTACGTCACCGACGAGAGACTGCTGGGCTGGTTGAGCCGCGCAGCCGGGATCAGCGTCCCGAGCGAGCTGTCCCCGCTGATCATCGCGTTGCTGCTCGGGGTGCTGACCGACTACACGGTGTTCTTCATCTCCGGTTTCCAGGAACAACTACGTTCGGGAAGAGACTGGCGGGATGCAGCACGGTCCGCGATCGCACTGAATGCACCGATCATCGCTGTTGCAGGTCTCACGGTTGCCGCCGGTTGCGGCGCGCTGTACGTCGCACCTACCAAACTGTTCAGCGCGTTCGGGCCGGGTCTGGCCATCACCGTTCTGGTCGGCCTCTTCACCGCCCTTACCCTGATCCCCGCGATGATCGCCATCGTGGGGCCGCACCTCTTCTGGCCCAGTCACCCACAGCAGCACCATGCAGCAGACGCACCGACATCGGCCGATCAGCGCACGCCATGGGCGGTGCGGGCGGTCGACACTCGCCGCCGGGCCACCGTCACCGCGCTCGTCTGCTCCATCGGGCTCATCCTGCTGGCGTTGCCGGTGTCCGGTCTACGGCTGAGCCTGTCGACCACGGGCGCACTTCCGGCAGCCAACCCGGTCCAACAAGGGGTCACAGCGATGACAACGGCATTCCCGCGCGGAAGTACGTCGCCGACCGAGCTACTGATCGAAGGCAAGAACGTGAACCAGCAACGCCCAGCGCTCGCCGCGTTCCAACGCTCCGTGGCAACCCAACCGGGAGTCGCGACGGTGTTCGGACCGGCCGACGATCCGTTCCCCGGCTCACACGGCGTGATCTTCGCCGCAGGTGCCGACACGACGCGACTGGCAATCGTCTACGACAGCGACCCCCTCGGCGCCCGGGCCACCGCCACCCTGCGCACGCTCCAAGATCGAGATGAGCAGTTGGCGCGGGCGGCGGGATTGAAGAACGTGCAGTTCGCCTACGCCGGAGAGACGGCCCTCGCCTCCGGCATGGCACGTCTGACGTTCCGCAATCTGGCGGTGATCCTGAGTGCAGCAATCGTGGTCGAGTTGATGTTGCTCGCGATCTATCTGCGCTCGTTGGTCGCTCCGCTGTACCTGCTGGCCTGCAGTGTGCTGACCGTCGCGGTCGCTCTCGGGCTGACGGTGACCGTTTTCCAGCATTGGCTCGGCGCGCCGGGTCTGACGTTCTACGTCCCGTTCGCCAGCGCCGTCCTGTTGCTCGCACTCGGATCGGACTACAACGTCTTCGGTGTCGGCCGGATCTGGGAGCAGGCCGCCACCCAGTCGTTGCGGGAGGCAATCCGGGTCGCGCTACCGCGGTCGACGAAGGCGATCACTGCGGCAGGAGTGACGCTCGCCGGCTCATTCGCTCTTGTCGCGTTGATTCCGCTGCAGACGTTCGCCGAACTTGCATTCGCAATGTGCGTCGGACTCCTCGTGGATACCTTCATCGTCAGAACGCTGCTGACCCCTGCGTTACTGAGCCTGGTCGGGCCGATCAGCGGGTGGCCCGGTCATCGCCTCAGCGAGCGCCGTAGGCCCGAGGCGCCGCAATGA
- a CDS encoding Brp/Blh family beta-carotene 15,15'-dioxygenase, translated as MSDLGHAQPPLSPPWAATPRAVTADATNGPAFAATTRAGSIASITIATAALVITVAAPHLWDRAGTGVLVVGLLIGVPHGAVDHLLPLYRRRATSTARLAVTALGYALLAALSWVMIARFRTVGLSVFLVLSAVHFGTGEATFAKIRDGYRAAGQWGWVLAGGAVVVLPITTHQNQVIPYLRAFAPNTHWGLTPTAATVASGIVLVVTAGVIVMHLRNRTYLQAGETALLVALMALAPPAVSLGVYFGAWHSVRHLMVLLAENPANRRDLSRGRLTRPMSRFAIAAALPTVAALTVITFVWFGAAHGHLHQFVAQDLAILAALTVPHAAAVWWLDRTRPMPVQRAD; from the coding sequence ATGAGCGACCTGGGCCACGCCCAGCCTCCGCTGTCACCGCCCTGGGCCGCTACGCCCAGGGCGGTGACAGCGGACGCCACCAACGGCCCAGCCTTCGCAGCGACCACCCGCGCCGGAAGCATTGCGAGCATCACCATCGCCACTGCCGCGTTGGTCATCACCGTGGCCGCACCACACCTGTGGGACAGGGCTGGTACGGGCGTCCTGGTGGTTGGATTACTGATAGGGGTCCCGCACGGCGCCGTGGACCACCTGCTGCCCCTGTACCGCCGGCGCGCCACCAGCACCGCGAGGTTGGCGGTAACGGCCCTGGGTTACGCCCTGCTCGCAGCCCTTTCCTGGGTAATGATCGCCAGGTTCCGGACCGTCGGCCTGAGTGTGTTCCTGGTTCTTTCCGCAGTGCACTTCGGGACGGGCGAGGCCACCTTTGCCAAGATCCGCGACGGGTACCGAGCAGCCGGCCAGTGGGGGTGGGTACTGGCCGGGGGCGCGGTCGTCGTCTTACCCATCACCACCCACCAGAACCAGGTCATCCCCTACCTGCGCGCGTTCGCACCCAACACTCACTGGGGGTTGACTCCCACTGCTGCCACGGTTGCGAGCGGGATCGTCCTCGTGGTGACGGCCGGGGTCATTGTGATGCACCTGAGGAACAGGACCTACCTCCAAGCCGGCGAAACGGCCCTCCTGGTGGCATTGATGGCGCTCGCACCTCCAGCCGTCTCGTTGGGGGTGTACTTCGGGGCCTGGCACTCCGTGCGGCACCTGATGGTCCTGCTCGCCGAGAACCCTGCCAACCGCCGAGACCTGTCACGTGGCCGGTTGACCCGCCCCATGAGCCGATTTGCAATCGCTGCTGCCCTGCCCACCGTCGCAGCATTGACGGTCATCACCTTCGTCTGGTTCGGCGCTGCGCACGGGCACCTGCACCAATTCGTCGCGCAGGACCTGGCGATCCTCGCAGCCCTGACCGTCCCGCACGCCGCCGCCGTCTGGTGGCTGGACAGAACCCGCCCCATGCCTGTCCAACGGGCAGATTGA
- a CDS encoding bacteriorhodopsin translates to MTGTPPETAVLSSNQYDLIFYAVVVTAFALFASFLHSVCTKGEVSSRYRPAVLASMCITAIATLSYAVILLKVDTGYTFAGGRYLPNPGALFSISPRYFDWTVTVPLLTIELLAVTTLVGKKLSTLRASTIAASFLMIITGYLGSQVFDHGGSTGWLWLWWAISMVFFIYLYVALVPAVLKSAKELPEVTGRTLVLAMTVLLSTFVVYPIVYLIPIFFHGGWWTVVIQLAFSAADIIAKVGFGALIHKVAKMRTAADMAEGLPGSDEPIWVNDELLSPHRGVQDAGTETDGTHRTRRGL, encoded by the coding sequence ATGACGGGCACACCGCCAGAGACAGCGGTGTTGTCCTCCAATCAGTACGACCTGATCTTCTACGCCGTGGTCGTGACAGCGTTCGCGTTGTTCGCGTCCTTCCTGCACTCGGTGTGCACCAAAGGCGAGGTCAGCTCCCGCTACCGCCCCGCGGTACTGGCCAGCATGTGCATTACCGCGATCGCGACACTGTCCTACGCGGTGATCCTGCTCAAGGTCGACACCGGGTACACCTTCGCCGGTGGGCGCTACCTGCCCAACCCCGGTGCCTTGTTCAGCATCTCCCCGCGCTACTTCGACTGGACCGTTACCGTTCCACTGCTGACGATCGAACTGTTGGCCGTCACGACCCTGGTTGGCAAAAAACTCAGCACGCTGCGCGCCAGCACCATCGCCGCCTCGTTCCTGATGATCATCACCGGGTACCTCGGCTCACAGGTCTTCGACCACGGTGGCAGTACCGGCTGGTTGTGGCTGTGGTGGGCCATCAGCATGGTCTTCTTCATCTACCTGTACGTCGCGCTGGTACCGGCAGTGTTGAAATCGGCCAAAGAACTACCCGAGGTCACCGGCAGAACCCTCGTACTGGCCATGACGGTCCTGTTGTCCACGTTCGTGGTTTACCCGATCGTGTACCTGATTCCGATCTTCTTCCATGGTGGCTGGTGGACCGTCGTCATCCAGCTCGCGTTCTCCGCGGCAGACATCATCGCCAAGGTCGGCTTCGGAGCATTGATCCACAAGGTGGCCAAAATGCGCACCGCCGCCGATATGGCCGAGGGACTGCCCGGCTCAGATGAACCGATCTGGGTCAATGACGAACTCCTGAGCCCCCACCGTGGTGTGCAAGACGCAGGCACCGAGACGGATGGGACACACCGCACCCGCCGCGGTCTGTGA